Proteins encoded within one genomic window of Alphaproteobacteria bacterium:
- the nuoF gene encoding NADH-quinone oxidoreductase subunit NuoF has translation MLKKKDRIFTNLHGAESYNLAAALKRGDWDDTKKYIQKGHDWLIQEIENSGLRGRGGAGFPTAKKWSFIHKDLGKPIYLVVNADESEPGTCKDREILRNEPHKLIEGSLIAAAAIGARTGYIYVRGEYGAEAKILEETIAEAYEKKFLGQDSKLGWDFDLHVHRGAGAYICGEETALLESLEGKRGMPRVKPPFPAVSGLFGCPTLINNVETLAMVPTILRRGADWFAGLGVGDSKGTKIFCLSGHVNKPCTVEEELGIPMKDLIEKHGGGVIGGWDNLQAVIPGGSSVSLLPKDICDTVTMDFEALSAAGSGLGTGGVIVMDQSTDIVKAITRLAKFYKEESCGQCTPCREGTGWVWRLLERMCSGNATVQEIDQLEQITRHMEGHTICAFGEAAAWPVQGLIRHFRPEIEKRIQMYHGVVGSKNA, from the coding sequence ATGCTTAAAAAGAAAGATCGTATTTTCACGAATCTTCATGGGGCTGAGTCCTATAACTTGGCCGCAGCTTTGAAGCGGGGCGATTGGGATGATACCAAAAAATATATCCAAAAGGGCCATGATTGGCTGATTCAGGAAATCGAAAACTCAGGCTTGCGGGGGCGCGGTGGGGCTGGGTTTCCCACGGCTAAAAAATGGTCTTTCATTCATAAAGATTTGGGTAAGCCCATTTATTTGGTGGTGAATGCAGATGAAAGCGAACCAGGAACTTGCAAAGACAGGGAAATTCTGCGAAATGAACCCCATAAATTAATCGAAGGATCTTTAATCGCCGCGGCGGCTATTGGAGCCCGTACGGGATATATTTATGTGCGGGGGGAATATGGGGCTGAAGCCAAAATTTTGGAAGAAACTATTGCAGAGGCCTATGAGAAAAAGTTTTTAGGACAAGATAGTAAATTGGGTTGGGATTTTGATTTGCATGTGCACCGAGGAGCCGGGGCCTATATTTGTGGAGAAGAAACAGCTTTGTTGGAAAGTTTAGAAGGAAAACGAGGCATGCCCCGAGTGAAGCCCCCTTTTCCGGCCGTGAGTGGTTTATTCGGATGTCCTACCTTGATCAATAATGTGGAAACCCTAGCTATGGTGCCTACCATCCTGAGACGAGGGGCAGACTGGTTCGCGGGATTGGGTGTAGGCGACAGCAAAGGCACCAAGATTTTTTGTTTGTCAGGACACGTGAATAAGCCCTGTACAGTTGAAGAGGAACTGGGCATTCCCATGAAAGACCTGATCGAAAAGCATGGCGGTGGCGTTATTGGTGGTTGGGATAATCTGCAGGCAGTGATTCCTGGGGGATCGTCTGTTTCTTTGTTGCCCAAGGATATTTGCGACACGGTTACGATGGATTTTGAGGCTTTATCAGCGGCGGGGTCTGGCCTTGGGACAGGCGGCGTGATTGTCATGGATCAATCAACTGATATTGTGAAAGCCATTACTAGGTTAGCCAAGTTTTATAAGGAAGAAAGTTGTGGTCAGTGTACGCCTTGTCGGGAGGGAACGGGCTGGGTGTGGCGCCTGCTAGAGCGCATGTGTTCGGGTAATGCTACCGTGCAAGAAATTGACCAATTAGAACAAATCACCCGCCATATGGAAGGCCACACGATTTGCGCCTTTGGAGAGGCAGCTGCCTGGCCGGTGCAAGGTTTGATCCGCCATTTCAGACCAGAAATAGAAAAACGGATTCAGATGTACCATGGGGTTGTGGGGAGCAAGAATGCTTAA
- a CDS encoding NAD(P)H-dependent oxidoreductase subunit E, with translation MTTIPAKRFVFSKEAAEKVAQIQKKYPMDHKQAALLEVLILAQEQNQGWLSVPILEHVSQILDVSFVKIWEVVTFHTMFHTKPVGTFCVQVCTTTPCGLRGSSQVMRACQRWLGIKADQTTVDGMFTLKEVDCLGACANAPVMRVNEDYYEDLDEGTTLEVLEALVDKKKKLVKGSQKGRKSSEGQDA, from the coding sequence ATGACAACTATTCCCGCAAAACGGTTTGTTTTTAGCAAAGAGGCAGCTGAAAAAGTTGCCCAAATTCAAAAGAAATATCCAATGGATCACAAGCAAGCAGCTTTGTTAGAGGTATTGATTCTGGCCCAAGAACAAAATCAGGGCTGGCTTTCTGTGCCCATTCTAGAGCATGTATCCCAAATTTTAGATGTTTCCTTTGTGAAAATATGGGAAGTGGTTACGTTTCATACGATGTTTCATACAAAACCTGTGGGCACTTTTTGCGTGCAAGTTTGTACCACAACGCCCTGTGGGTTAAGGGGTAGTTCCCAAGTCATGCGGGCCTGTCAACGATGGCTGGGCATAAAAGCGGATCAAACAACGGTGGATGGTATGTTTACGTTGAAAGAGGTAGACTGCTTGGGCGCTTGCGCGAATGCCCCCGTTATGAGGGTGAATGAAGATTACTATGAAGATTTGGATGAAGGCACAACGTTGGAAGTCTTAGAAGCTTTGGTTGATAAGAAAAAGAAGCTTGTGAAGGGATCTCAAAAAGGCCGCAAGTCATCGGAAGGTCAAGATGCTTAA
- a CDS encoding NADH-quinone oxidoreductase subunit D — MSSATDKKTYTMNFGPQHPGSHGILRLILELNGEVIERTDPHIGLLHRGKEKLIEHKTYLQALPYFDRLDYVSPMCQEHAFALAVEKLLGIEAPLRAQYIRVMFAELTRIGNHLLNITTLALDLGATTPMLWGFEEREKIMEFSERVSGGRLHASYFRPGGVSKDLPEGLLRDIEKFLLKLGKTVKDIERLLTDNVIFRKRTMGVGEITAEEAQDWGLSGPLLRAAGVVWDLRRHQPYDVYDQMEFQIPVGKTGDSFDRYLVRIEEIYQSISMVSQCIEKMPQGNISVDNHKITPPKRSDMHESMESLIHHFKLFAEGYKVPKGTTYCAVEAPKGEFAVYLVADGTSHPYRCKIRSPGFAALQALDFISKGHRLSDMNAILGSLDIVMGEVDR, encoded by the coding sequence ATGTCTTCTGCCACTGATAAAAAAACCTATACCATGAATTTTGGCCCGCAACATCCCGGCTCTCATGGAATATTGCGTTTAATTTTGGAACTGAATGGGGAAGTGATTGAGCGCACAGATCCTCACATTGGCCTATTGCATCGGGGCAAAGAAAAGCTGATTGAGCATAAAACCTATTTGCAGGCGCTGCCCTATTTTGATCGGTTGGATTATGTTTCCCCCATGTGTCAAGAACATGCTTTTGCTTTGGCGGTTGAGAAACTGTTGGGGATTGAGGCCCCTCTGCGCGCCCAATATATTCGGGTTATGTTTGCGGAACTGACCCGCATTGGAAATCACCTTTTGAATATTACAACTTTGGCCTTAGATCTGGGGGCTACTACGCCCATGCTCTGGGGGTTTGAGGAACGGGAAAAGATTATGGAGTTTTCTGAGAGGGTTTCTGGGGGGCGGCTCCATGCCTCTTATTTCAGGCCCGGTGGGGTTTCTAAAGATCTGCCTGAAGGGTTATTGAGGGATATCGAAAAATTCCTTCTTAAGCTTGGAAAAACCGTTAAGGATATTGAAAGACTTTTAACGGATAACGTGATTTTTCGTAAGCGCACCATGGGCGTGGGGGAAATTACGGCAGAAGAAGCCCAAGATTGGGGGCTTTCGGGGCCTTTGCTGCGGGCCGCAGGCGTTGTTTGGGACTTGCGCCGCCATCAACCCTATGATGTTTATGACCAGATGGAGTTTCAAATTCCCGTGGGTAAAACAGGAGATTCCTTTGACCGCTACTTGGTGCGGATTGAAGAGATTTACCAAAGTATTTCTATGGTCAGCCAATGTATTGAAAAAATGCCTCAGGGCAACATATCTGTGGATAATCACAAAATTACGCCCCCTAAGCGCTCAGACATGCATGAATCCATGGAATCTTTGATTCATCACTTTAAATTGTTTGCTGAGGGCTATAAGGTCCCAAAAGGGACAACTTATTGCGCGGTTGAGGCACCCAAAGGAGAGTTCGCCGTATACTTGGTGGCGGATGGCACTAGCCACCCTTATCGATGTAAAATTCGCAGTCCTGGGTTTGCAGCCTTGCAGGCTTTAGATTTTATCTCAAAGGGACATAGGCTTTCAGATATGAATGCGATTCTGGGCTCTTTGGATATTGTTATGGGAGAGGTTGATCGATGA
- the nuoH gene encoding NADH-quinone oxidoreductase subunit NuoH, whose translation MGGVVIGLLLTVAYLTYFERKIIASMQLRKGPNTVGFFGLLQPIADAIKLLRKEHITPKNADRFLFLAAPFVTLVLSLSVWAVIPIDSGKVFADLNMGILYLMVVMALSVYGIFIAGWSSGSKYAFLGTIRAISQFISYEIVLGFVLLTVVMWSGTFNLSAIVKEQEHLWFIVPLFPFFVVFLIAGLAESNRLPFDLPEAESELVAGYHVEYSSMGFGFFFLGEYLHLLFLSAFTTLLFLGGWNAVFANMIILPGYVWFALKMSILLFLTIWIRATLPRLRYDQLMSLCWKALLPFLLVALVIFSIIKLLTNNL comes from the coding sequence ATGGGGGGTGTCGTCATCGGGCTACTTTTAACTGTGGCTTATTTGACGTATTTTGAACGCAAGATCATTGCTTCTATGCAGTTGCGTAAGGGCCCCAATACGGTGGGTTTTTTCGGCCTATTACAACCCATTGCGGATGCCATCAAGCTTCTGCGAAAAGAACATATTACCCCCAAAAATGCTGACAGATTTTTGTTTTTGGCAGCCCCTTTCGTCACCCTGGTCCTTTCCCTATCAGTCTGGGCTGTTATTCCGATCGACTCAGGCAAAGTCTTTGCTGACCTAAACATGGGCATCCTTTACCTGATGGTGGTCATGGCCCTATCCGTCTATGGCATTTTCATTGCTGGGTGGTCGAGCGGTTCCAAATATGCCTTTTTAGGCACCATTCGGGCTATTTCCCAATTTATTTCCTATGAAATTGTCCTGGGTTTTGTGCTGTTAACTGTCGTCATGTGGTCAGGAACCTTTAACTTATCCGCCATCGTGAAAGAGCAAGAACACCTGTGGTTCATTGTGCCCCTGTTCCCCTTTTTCGTAGTATTTTTGATTGCCGGCTTGGCAGAATCCAACCGCCTGCCCTTTGATCTTCCCGAGGCTGAGTCAGAGCTTGTTGCGGGCTATCACGTGGAATATTCATCCATGGGGTTTGGGTTTTTCTTTTTGGGAGAATACCTTCATCTTTTGTTCCTAAGCGCTTTCACCACCTTGTTATTTCTAGGGGGCTGGAATGCTGTGTTTGCGAACATGATCATTCTGCCCGGGTATGTATGGTTTGCCCTTAAAATGTCTATCCTGTTATTTTTAACAATTTGGATTCGAGCTACCCTTCCCCGTTTGCGGTATGATCAGCTGATGTCCCTATGTTGGAAAGCTCTACTGCCCTTTTTATTGGTTGCCCTTGTTATTTTTAGTATTATTAAACTTTTGACAAACAACCTATGA
- a CDS encoding phosphoglycerate kinase, with amino-acid sequence MTQKIPTLDSFDFADKTVLLRVDFNVPMGPHNTVADNSRIKAVLPTIQELLAKHAKIIILSHLGRPEGKPDPTLSLRPVFEEFKKLLPGKIALHFCPETVGPQVEKLSHTLKVQEILFLENIRFHPEEESNDPKFAKTLAQLGDIYVNDAFSVSHRPHASVEALPRLLPHCAGRLFEKEVHVLESLLTHPKRPVMAILGGAKVSTKLKLIENLIDKMDVIALGGGMANTFLLAQKQPIGKSLAEPALVPECLRILEKAHKKGCTLILPTDVVIAPATDGKEHTTVSVGHVSENQMILDLGPKTIQVINDAIDTAQTLVWNGPVGLAEIHPFDRGTKALAQHIVQRTETHHLMSVGGGGDTASILEHLHLLEKFTYVSMAGGAFLEWMEGKTLPGVAALMK; translated from the coding sequence ATGACACAAAAAATCCCTACCCTAGATTCTTTTGATTTTGCCGATAAAACAGTGCTATTACGAGTTGATTTCAACGTGCCCATGGGGCCCCATAATACAGTCGCTGATAACAGCAGGATCAAGGCCGTGTTACCGACTATTCAAGAACTGCTTGCGAAACACGCTAAGATTATTATTCTATCTCACTTAGGACGACCCGAGGGAAAACCAGACCCAACCCTTTCCTTGCGTCCCGTCTTTGAGGAATTTAAAAAGCTGCTTCCTGGTAAAATTGCGCTACATTTCTGCCCAGAAACTGTGGGACCCCAGGTTGAAAAATTGTCCCACACCTTGAAGGTCCAAGAAATTCTGTTTCTAGAAAATATTCGTTTTCATCCAGAGGAAGAATCCAACGACCCAAAATTTGCCAAGACTCTGGCCCAGTTAGGCGATATTTATGTGAACGATGCCTTTTCCGTTTCCCACCGGCCCCATGCGTCGGTTGAGGCCCTACCCCGCCTGCTGCCCCATTGTGCTGGGCGGCTATTTGAAAAAGAAGTCCATGTTCTGGAAAGTTTACTGACTCACCCCAAACGCCCCGTCATGGCTATTTTAGGGGGAGCAAAAGTGTCAACAAAACTAAAACTGATCGAAAATTTAATAGACAAAATGGATGTGATTGCTTTGGGGGGCGGCATGGCGAATACCTTCCTGTTAGCCCAGAAACAGCCTATTGGCAAGTCCCTAGCGGAACCAGCCCTGGTGCCCGAGTGTTTGCGCATTTTGGAAAAAGCCCACAAAAAGGGATGCACCCTTATATTGCCCACAGATGTTGTGATTGCCCCCGCAACTGACGGCAAAGAACATACGACTGTTTCCGTGGGTCATGTCTCCGAAAATCAAATGATTTTGGATCTGGGCCCCAAGACCATTCAGGTTATAAATGATGCTATAGACACAGCCCAAACCCTTGTATGGAACGGCCCCGTTGGTCTGGCAGAAATCCATCCTTTTGACCGGGGCACCAAAGCTCTGGCTCAACATATTGTTCAGCGCACAGAAACCCATCATCTAATGAGTGTGGGCGGCGGGGGTGATACGGCTTCTATCCTGGAACATCTTCATTTGCTTGAAAAATTCACCTATGTATCCATGGCCGGCGGCGCCTTTTTAGAATGGATGGAGGGTAAAACCCTTCCCGGTGTTGCTGCTTTGATGAAATAA
- a CDS encoding rod shape-determining protein: MSFLSKFFKYFSSDIAIDLGTANTLVYVHGKGIVLNEPSVVAVSNFGGRKQVLAVGEEAKLMVGRTPGHIQAIRPLQDGVIADFDVAEEMIKHFIRKINNRMTLARPQVIICVPSGSTAVERRAIQESAESAGARAVYLIEEGMAAAIGAGLPVTEPTGSMVVDIGGGTTEVAIIALGGIVFARSVRVGGDKMDEAIISYIRRNHNLLIGEASAERIKKEIGSAASKPSLEKSMKIKGRDLMNGIPKEITLTSKNIAESLAEPVAAIIEAVKLALENTPPELSADIVDRGIVLTGGGSLLRDLDQVLRAATHLPVSIAEDPLSCVALGTGYTLEHIDTLKNVLISQA, translated from the coding sequence ATGTCTTTTTTATCAAAATTTTTTAAGTATTTTTCATCTGACATTGCCATTGATTTGGGGACGGCTAATACCTTAGTTTATGTGCATGGCAAGGGAATTGTCTTAAATGAACCCTCTGTCGTTGCTGTGTCTAATTTTGGGGGCAGAAAGCAAGTTTTAGCCGTGGGAGAAGAAGCCAAACTTATGGTAGGACGCACCCCTGGCCACATTCAAGCCATTCGGCCTTTGCAAGATGGTGTGATCGCTGACTTTGATGTGGCTGAAGAAATGATCAAACACTTCATTCGCAAAATTAACAATCGCATGACTTTAGCTCGCCCTCAGGTGATTATCTGTGTGCCTTCCGGCTCCACAGCTGTTGAGCGCCGCGCCATTCAAGAATCTGCCGAAAGTGCGGGCGCCCGGGCCGTGTATCTGATTGAAGAAGGCATGGCAGCTGCCATTGGGGCTGGCCTTCCCGTTACAGAACCGACCGGATCTATGGTGGTTGATATTGGGGGTGGCACCACGGAAGTTGCTATTATCGCCTTGGGCGGCATTGTGTTTGCAAGATCTGTCCGTGTTGGGGGCGACAAAATGGATGAAGCTATTATTTCTTACATTCGCCGCAACCATAATTTGTTAATTGGGGAAGCCAGCGCAGAACGTATCAAAAAAGAAATTGGATCTGCTGCAAGTAAGCCTTCTTTAGAAAAAAGCATGAAAATTAAGGGGCGCGACCTTATGAATGGTATTCCTAAGGAAATTACACTCACATCTAAGAACATTGCAGAAAGTTTAGCTGAGCCTGTAGCTGCTATTATCGAAGCCGTTAAATTAGCTTTGGAAAATACGCCGCCAGAATTGTCAGCAGATATTGTGGACCGAGGCATCGTCCTAACAGGGGGCGGGTCATTGTTAAGGGATCTTGATCAAGTATTACGGGCAGCAACTCATTTGCCCGTATCTATTGCAGAAGATCCTTTATCATGCGTAGCCTTGGGCACAGGATATACTTTGGAACATATTGACACACTAAAGAATGTTTTAATTTCACAAGCTTAA
- the mreC gene encoding rod shape-determining protein MreC codes for MFSEEHTSKFHVRKTLIKKISFTFHAYRNFIFVCFFFLLSIILLLTTYTDTPFTRKVRSLTADATTPVMEVILIPFDAFESFKNHVRDWGLTYSRLRVLEKENQELKSLKPLLNSLQRENNELRKLLNVKDGQAKSFTTARVITYPGAPFAKSILVSSGTKDGITPQQPVVTERGLVGRTLDVGHFSTRILLLTDFNSKIPVLIRSADEHAILVGDNDNPPYLRYYPKNTKIKPGDLVETSGIGGLFPAGIPVGKVAEIGDEKISIKPFVTLDSLSFVSITLPAPDTQFLRVS; via the coding sequence TTGTTTTCTGAAGAGCATACGTCAAAATTTCATGTAAGAAAAACGCTGATAAAAAAGATCAGTTTTACGTTTCACGCCTATCGCAATTTCATTTTCGTTTGTTTTTTCTTTCTACTGTCTATCATTTTACTGTTAACAACCTATACAGACACACCTTTTACCAGGAAAGTCCGCTCTTTGACGGCTGATGCTACAACTCCGGTTATGGAGGTTATTTTAATTCCCTTTGATGCCTTTGAAAGCTTCAAAAATCATGTGCGAGATTGGGGGTTAACATACAGTCGCTTAAGGGTGCTGGAAAAAGAAAATCAAGAATTAAAGTCCCTAAAACCTCTATTAAATTCCCTTCAACGCGAAAACAATGAACTGAGAAAATTACTCAATGTTAAAGATGGACAAGCAAAATCCTTCACAACAGCCCGAGTCATCACTTACCCCGGCGCGCCTTTTGCCAAAAGTATTTTGGTCAGCAGCGGCACCAAGGATGGCATTACCCCCCAACAACCTGTCGTCACAGAGCGAGGCCTTGTGGGACGCACCTTAGATGTAGGGCATTTTTCAACCCGTATTTTGTTGCTAACAGACTTTAACTCAAAAATTCCTGTACTGATTAGATCTGCAGATGAACATGCCATCCTTGTGGGCGATAATGATAATCCTCCTTATCTAAGGTATTATCCAAAAAACACAAAAATAAAACCGGGAGATCTTGTTGAAACATCAGGTATTGGAGGTTTATTTCCCGCAGGCATTCCCGTAGGTAAGGTTGCCGAAATAGGGGACGAAAAAATTTCCATCAAACCCTTTGTTACCCTTGATAGCTTAAGCTTTGTTTCCATTACCCTGCCCGCCCCTGACACTCAATTTTTACGGGTTTCATAA
- the mreD gene encoding rod shape-determining protein MreD, whose product MVLIRSYSEKTSHIKNSILLLISVFLDRFQGLRFLPIEIDITLAVLFFILMYSEESLPIWFVFFAGLLNDSLSGAPLGQSTFALLVFYMLIDQNKKFLTQSDLSIQWVYLGFCITVFELIVWFFSCLFSQTLLSIGPVFEASGKTFLVYPFIYLLLKKLIIKQRFR is encoded by the coding sequence ATGGTTCTAATTAGAAGTTACTCAGAAAAAACTTCCCACATAAAAAATTCTATTCTTTTGCTTATATCTGTTTTCTTAGATCGTTTCCAAGGATTGCGCTTTCTCCCTATAGAAATTGATATTACCTTGGCCGTATTATTTTTTATACTGATGTATTCTGAAGAGTCTCTTCCTATTTGGTTTGTTTTTTTTGCTGGCCTTTTAAATGATTCTTTAAGTGGGGCTCCCCTTGGGCAAAGTACTTTTGCACTTCTGGTTTTTTACATGCTGATAGATCAAAATAAAAAGTTCTTAACCCAAAGCGATTTATCTATTCAATGGGTATACCTGGGATTTTGCATCACCGTATTTGAACTAATTGTCTGGTTTTTTTCCTGCCTGTTCAGCCAAACATTGCTGTCCATAGGGCCTGTTTTTGAAGCCAGTGGAAAAACTTTTCTTGTTTACCCCTTTATTTACCTTCTACTTAAAAAACTTATTATAAAGCAAAGGTTCCGTTGA
- the mrdA gene encoding penicillin-binding protein 2 gives MIQHSQSSIFTRIRFLIGIQFVILAVVLLRLFFLQVIYWNHYKILAEDNRTRIRPQFANRGEMLDRWGVPLVTNIRSYDAYIVPDIIPDIPKMVKAVSGILNLSPWAQEEVLKNIKKRPKFFPTLLKEDISWEELSKLELYNTELPGVYAQEGHARNYLLKHEASQIVGYISTPNQQDVQKDKILISPGAKIGKNGLEYQYESSLRGVSGQKIIEVNSRGRSIRELSTIPSQSGQPLKLTIDYDLQKFTGDLLAPYKSSAAVVLDIKTGEILTMVSTPGYDPSAFFHGISRDKWNTLINDPLSPMTNKAISGLYSPGSSFKILIALAALKAGINPKDKVYCPGHMMLGKHKFHCWRWKQNGHGYVDMERALYESCDVYFYETALKIKEKPMLEMAKLFGIKEKTGIDLPAERAGFIADPEWKKRVKKEAWYPGDTILTSIGQGYVLMSPLQLVTMIAMVANGGHRIRPHLAMEAAEAPSEDTLNISPEHLEFVMNALGKAVNDPHGTAYGSRIKIPEFEMGGKTSTAQVRHITMAERQAGLRSDSQIPWHLRDTSIFVAFAPTHAPRYASIVIGEHEGWGSGFAASKTRDILLKTQELMTEKEKRAQTIDAGDAHVL, from the coding sequence TTGATCCAGCATAGTCAATCATCGATTTTTACACGTATTCGATTTCTGATCGGCATTCAGTTTGTCATCTTGGCTGTGGTTTTGCTGCGGTTATTCTTTCTACAGGTTATCTATTGGAACCATTACAAAATTTTAGCAGAAGACAACCGAACCCGGATCCGGCCTCAATTTGCTAATCGGGGTGAAATGCTAGACCGCTGGGGTGTCCCCCTAGTCACCAACATTCGAAGCTATGACGCCTATATTGTGCCCGACATCATTCCAGATATTCCCAAAATGGTTAAAGCCGTTTCAGGCATTTTGAATCTTTCCCCCTGGGCCCAGGAAGAAGTTCTGAAAAATATAAAGAAACGTCCCAAATTTTTTCCAACCCTTTTGAAAGAAGACATCAGTTGGGAGGAACTGTCAAAATTAGAGCTTTACAACACAGAACTCCCCGGGGTTTATGCCCAAGAGGGACACGCTAGGAACTATCTTTTAAAACATGAGGCGTCTCAAATTGTGGGATACATTTCCACTCCCAACCAACAAGATGTTCAAAAAGATAAAATACTCATCTCTCCCGGTGCTAAAATTGGAAAAAATGGCTTAGAATATCAGTATGAATCAAGCTTAAGAGGTGTTTCAGGACAGAAAATTATCGAAGTCAATTCGCGAGGTAGATCTATCCGAGAGCTTTCCACCATTCCATCCCAATCAGGCCAACCCTTGAAACTGACCATTGACTACGATTTGCAGAAATTCACTGGTGACTTACTAGCCCCCTATAAAAGCTCAGCCGCTGTTGTGTTAGACATTAAAACAGGGGAAATCTTGACCATGGTTTCAACTCCTGGATACGACCCCAGCGCCTTTTTCCACGGCATTTCAAGAGACAAATGGAATACCCTTATCAATGACCCTCTTTCCCCCATGACTAACAAGGCGATTTCAGGTCTTTACAGCCCGGGATCATCTTTTAAAATCTTGATTGCACTAGCGGCCTTAAAGGCGGGCATTAATCCAAAGGACAAGGTCTACTGCCCTGGCCATATGATGCTGGGAAAGCACAAATTCCATTGCTGGCGCTGGAAGCAAAATGGTCATGGCTATGTGGACATGGAACGGGCCTTGTATGAATCCTGTGACGTTTATTTTTATGAAACTGCCCTAAAAATAAAAGAAAAACCTATGCTTGAAATGGCTAAACTGTTTGGCATAAAAGAAAAAACGGGCATTGATCTCCCAGCTGAGCGCGCGGGCTTTATTGCAGACCCGGAATGGAAGAAGCGCGTTAAGAAAGAAGCCTGGTACCCGGGTGACACAATTTTAACATCCATTGGTCAAGGGTATGTTTTGATGTCACCCCTGCAGCTGGTCACGATGATTGCTATGGTTGCTAATGGGGGACACCGAATTCGTCCTCACCTGGCGATGGAAGCAGCTGAAGCCCCCTCAGAGGACACCTTAAATATTTCTCCTGAACATCTGGAATTTGTCATGAATGCCCTTGGAAAAGCCGTGAATGACCCCCACGGAACAGCCTATGGGTCACGCATTAAAATACCTGAATTTGAAATGGGTGGAAAAACATCAACGGCTCAGGTGCGCCATATTACCATGGCGGAACGACAGGCCGGCCTTCGCTCAGACAGCCAAATTCCCTGGCATCTGCGCGACACTTCAATTTTTGTGGCCTTTGCACCTACTCATGCTCCTCGGTATGCTTCAATAGTTATCGGAGAACATGAAGGCTGGGGCTCTGGCTTTGCGGCTTCAAAAACCCGAGATATTCTTTTAAAAACTCAAGAACTTATGACAGAAAAAGAAAAACGAGCCCAAACCATAGATGCGGGAGACGCCCATGTATTATGA
- the rodA gene encoding rod shape-determining protein RodA, which yields MYYDLLSPIDRLKNLNIRLILVITLLSCIGFMTLYSAAGGAFFPWALPQILRFLFGFILMILIAISNLQWWFNASYLFYGAALCCLVAVELFGKVGMGAQRWLDLYLFKLQPSELIKLSLVLALATYFHRLNTDDVYKPTQLIVPLGMIFLPALFVLKQPDLGTTILLVLIGLTILFVAGVRMWYFLSLGIGLLVSLPFAWAFLKDYQRNRVLTFLNPEKDPQGTGYHIMQSKIAIGSGGILGKGYLKGTQGYLNFLPEKQTDFIFTLFSEEFGLMGSLVLITLYVLLLSMGVKIALKNKTKFGQLLSFGITMTIFIYLSINLCMVLGLVPVVGVPMPLISYGGTSMITLMIAFGLLLNTDVNYQNKILKY from the coding sequence ATGTATTATGATCTATTAAGTCCTATCGATCGCCTTAAAAACCTAAATATTCGATTGATTTTAGTTATTACCTTACTGTCTTGCATCGGGTTTATGACTCTATATTCTGCAGCTGGCGGCGCTTTCTTTCCCTGGGCTCTGCCTCAGATTCTACGTTTTCTTTTTGGATTTATCTTGATGATTCTAATTGCCATCAGCAATTTGCAGTGGTGGTTTAATGCCTCTTATCTGTTTTATGGAGCAGCCCTTTGCTGTTTGGTTGCCGTTGAATTGTTTGGAAAAGTTGGGATGGGTGCCCAACGTTGGCTTGATTTGTATCTTTTTAAACTGCAGCCTTCTGAATTAATCAAGCTGTCCTTAGTTTTAGCTCTTGCCACCTATTTCCATCGCCTCAACACGGATGACGTATATAAACCTACCCAACTGATTGTTCCTTTGGGTATGATTTTTTTGCCTGCTCTTTTCGTGCTAAAGCAGCCAGACTTGGGAACCACCATTTTGCTGGTTTTAATTGGACTAACTATTCTATTCGTTGCCGGTGTCCGCATGTGGTATTTTTTGTCCCTTGGCATAGGCCTTTTAGTCAGCCTCCCCTTTGCTTGGGCTTTTTTGAAGGACTATCAGCGCAATCGCGTTTTAACTTTTTTAAACCCTGAGAAAGACCCTCAAGGAACGGGGTATCACATCATGCAATCGAAAATTGCCATTGGATCGGGGGGGATTTTGGGGAAAGGCTATTTGAAGGGAACCCAAGGATATCTGAACTTTTTGCCAGAAAAACAGACAGATTTCATCTTCACACTTTTTTCTGAGGAATTTGGCCTGATGGGATCTTTGGTTCTTATTACTTTATATGTTTTATTATTGTCCATGGGGGTAAAAATCGCCTTAAAAAATAAAACAAAATTTGGTCAATTGCTTAGTTTTGGCATTACCATGACTATTTTTATTTATCTATCCATTAATCTGTGTATGGTTTTGGGATTAGTGCCGGTTGTGGGGGTCCCCATGCCCCTGATTTCCTATGGGGGAACGTCTATGATCACCCTGATGATTGCTTTCGGACTCTTACTGAATACAGACGTGAACTATCAGAATAAGATTTTGAAGTATTAA